From the Marinitoga sp. 1197 genome, one window contains:
- a CDS encoding adenosylhomocysteinase codes for MELIESGRKKIEWVKQHMKVLNTLKDMYMEEQPFKGINISMSIHLEAKTAYTAVVLHELGANVAITSSNPLSTQDDVAEALKTYGVNVYAKRSTDEELYWKNIDKVLSIKPNIVIDDGADLGVRIVKKYPELLENIWGINEETTTGIKRYKALLKDGELKVPVIDVNDSYMKYLFDNRYGTGQSTWDGIIRSTNLTVAGKNVVIAGYGWCGKGVAMRAKGLGAKVIITEVDPIKAIEAVMDGFEVMPMDEAAKIGDFFITVTGDTDVIVEKHFLNMKDGVVLANAGHFDIEVKVADLERIKVEKTEVRNGVTQYTMPNGNKLYLLGMGRLVNLVNGDGHPVEIMDLSFSLQLEGAKYLKENKGNIAVDVKPVPYEVDIKIAKIKLKTMGIEIDELTPEQIAYLNSWK; via the coding sequence ATGGAATTAATAGAATCAGGAAGAAAAAAGATTGAATGGGTCAAACAGCATATGAAAGTGTTAAACACTTTAAAAGATATGTATATGGAAGAACAACCGTTTAAAGGAATTAATATTTCAATGAGTATTCATCTTGAAGCAAAAACCGCATATACTGCTGTTGTATTACACGAATTAGGAGCAAATGTAGCAATAACAAGTAGCAATCCGTTGTCTACGCAGGATGATGTAGCTGAGGCGCTAAAAACATATGGCGTTAATGTTTATGCTAAGCGCTCTACCGATGAAGAACTATACTGGAAAAACATAGACAAAGTGCTTTCCATTAAGCCCAATATTGTTATCGATGATGGTGCTGATTTAGGAGTTAGAATTGTAAAAAAATATCCGGAATTATTAGAAAATATTTGGGGAATAAACGAAGAAACTACAACAGGCATTAAAAGATATAAAGCATTATTAAAGGATGGGGAATTAAAAGTTCCTGTAATAGATGTAAATGATTCGTATATGAAATATTTATTTGATAATCGATATGGAACTGGGCAATCAACATGGGATGGAATTATAAGATCTACAAATCTAACAGTTGCTGGTAAAAATGTTGTAATTGCGGGTTATGGATGGTGTGGTAAGGGTGTTGCCATGCGAGCAAAAGGATTGGGTGCAAAGGTCATTATTACAGAAGTTGATCCTATAAAAGCAATAGAGGCAGTTATGGATGGCTTTGAAGTTATGCCTATGGATGAAGCTGCTAAAATTGGGGATTTCTTTATAACCGTTACAGGTGATACGGATGTTATTGTTGAAAAACACTTTTTAAATATGAAAGATGGTGTGGTTTTAGCTAACGCAGGACATTTTGATATAGAAGTTAAAGTTGCAGATTTAGAAAGGATTAAAGTTGAAAAAACAGAGGTTAGAAATGGTGTAACTCAATATACAATGCCAAATGGCAATAAGTTATATTTGCTTGGAATGGGGAGACTTGTAAATTTAGTAAATGGAGATGGACATCCTGTAGAAATAATGGATTTGTCCTTTTCATTACAACTTGAAGGAGCTAAATATCTAAAAGAAAATAAAGGGAATATAGCGGTTGATGTAAAACCGGTGCCGTATGAAGTTGACATAAAAATCGCAAAAATAAAATTAAAGACTATGGGTATTGAAATTGACGAATTAACTCCGGAACAAATCGCATATTTAAATAGCTGGAAATAA